In the Helicobacter typhlonius genome, one interval contains:
- a CDS encoding DUF6402 family protein: protein MLNKENTQEYSKDTLRIQIIDSKNNPIKDAEIRLIGIKNTEKYDVALNEKTNINGEIVFDKTEKLRENTQSFEIRINHPDYQIKPKDNYRRICRSYEYGRLCRATFESKISDFAVQKVIIDNKFLLKDIGLTITKNFYKPNDKIMFKAEYDTNKIKPNEIKWGYKKQTMNDYDKQGKATDVDYILFSDLDSYMPTDIPTTQKLDKPLNDTLQLPKTDSISLNIPQKWLNESVAIFAYKHNPHWKVCQIIKVNDYPQIVIDGTHAEVLRANKNTTLTQGEQKFSQEMQALNAQAKVLGWGTSYLLQRLWHDNPQIPNNFKTKDKYAANKGLRYASSKDIIIDDSSLYGILSNFDEINLKKLTYKQHIGDSIEYYAELDWDNLYLKFPMIKDLESKILGKRQNSTTYIQENAAHIITENFKNEIKYFLQNTIQKQEIANVFHNDNLAEKEFLVALILDKMQERENLHQNKLEARDCTALIPIDTNIIKDSKKEFIYNNQRLKLLTDCKPHEFARLHLQSYPIQNETFAKYMGVDMRNASLYELMIYFMKITSEEQFANLTNNFPYSKSTIALYAITGKFSIFYLPYKITIKRNKQQVNYLECFIDELLCYIYDSFDFSDEPYQPVGMWDYNEVAFNQYRSMEHLLSYGKPAVPIASVFLSAPQTLNDIPRYEQSMHYVTEAIIKQSAQQNKYYIINQNYQDYQTHFKFGLDYRIFSKNAKVIEIIKNEDLKIIFEVR from the coding sequence ATGTTAAATAAAGAAAACACTCAAGAGTATAGCAAAGATACATTAAGAATACAAATTATAGATTCTAAAAACAATCCCATTAAAGATGCGGAAATAAGACTTATTGGCATAAAAAATACAGAAAAATATGATGTTGCACTTAATGAAAAAACAAATATAAATGGAGAAATCGTATTTGACAAAACAGAAAAACTACGAGAAAATACACAAAGTTTTGAAATTAGAATAAATCATCCAGACTATCAGATAAAACCAAAAGATAATTATAGGAGAATATGTAGAAGTTATGAGTATGGGCGTTTATGTCGCGCTACATTTGAGTCTAAAATATCAGACTTTGCTGTGCAAAAAGTCATTATAGATAATAAGTTTCTATTAAAAGACATTGGACTTACCATTACAAAAAACTTTTATAAACCAAATGATAAGATAATGTTTAAAGCGGAATATGATACAAACAAAATAAAACCCAACGAAATAAAATGGGGATATAAAAAACAAACTATGAATGATTATGACAAACAAGGCAAAGCAACAGATGTAGATTACATTTTATTTAGTGATTTGGATTCTTATATGCCAACAGATATACCTACAACTCAAAAACTTGATAAACCTTTAAACGATACACTGCAACTTCCAAAAACTGATAGTATAAGTCTTAACATACCGCAGAAGTGGCTAAATGAAAGTGTCGCGATTTTTGCTTACAAACACAATCCTCATTGGAAAGTATGCCAAATTATAAAAGTAAATGATTATCCTCAAATCGTCATTGATGGCACACACGCAGAAGTGCTAAGAGCAAATAAAAATACTACTCTTACTCAAGGAGAGCAAAAGTTTTCTCAAGAAATGCAAGCCTTAAATGCCCAAGCTAAGGTTTTGGGCTGGGGAACAAGTTACCTTTTACAAAGGCTATGGCACGATAATCCCCAAATACCAAACAATTTTAAAACAAAAGATAAGTATGCCGCAAATAAAGGTTTGCGTTATGCAAGCAGCAAAGATATAATCATTGATGATAGTAGTTTGTATGGGATTTTAAGTAATTTTGATGAGATAAACCTAAAAAAGCTTACCTACAAACAACATATTGGAGATTCAATAGAATATTATGCTGAACTAGATTGGGATAATCTTTATCTTAAGTTTCCTATGATAAAGGATTTAGAATCTAAGATTCTAGGCAAGAGACAAAATAGCACAACTTATATTCAAGAGAATGCTGCGCATATTATTACAGAAAACTTTAAAAACGAAATAAAATATTTTCTCCAAAACACCATACAAAAACAAGAAATAGCCAATGTATTTCATAATGATAACCTAGCAGAAAAAGAGTTTCTCGTTGCTCTTATCTTGGATAAGATGCAAGAGAGAGAAAATCTGCATCAAAATAAACTTGAAGCTCGTGATTGCACTGCTCTTATTCCAATAGATACAAATATTATAAAAGATAGTAAAAAAGAATTTATATATAATAATCAACGCCTTAAGCTCCTCACAGACTGCAAACCACACGAATTTGCTAGACTACATCTACAAAGCTATCCTATTCAAAATGAAACTTTTGCTAAGTATATGGGAGTGGATATGAGGAATGCTAGTTTGTATGAGTTAATGATTTATTTTATGAAAATTACTTCAGAAGAGCAATTTGCAAATCTTACTAATAATTTTCCCTATTCTAAAAGCACCATAGCCCTTTATGCAATTACAGGGAAATTTAGTATCTTTTATCTGCCTTATAAAATTACTATTAAAAGAAATAAGCAACAAGTTAATTATTTAGAATGCTTTATTGATGAATTACTTTGCTATATCTATGATAGCTTTGATTTTAGTGATGAACCTTATCAGCCTGTGGGTATGTGGGACTATAATGAAGTGGCTTTCAATCAGTATCGTTCAATGGAGCATTTGTTGAGTTATGGCAAACCAGCAGTGCCGATTGCTTCTGTTTTTTTAAGTGCTCCACAAACTTTAAATGATATTCCTAGATATGAGCAATCAATGCACTATGTTACAGAAGCTATCATCAAACAATCAGCACAACAAAACAAATATTACATCATCAATCAAAACTACCAAGACTATCAAACTCATTTTAAATTTGGACTAGATTATAGAATCTTTAGTAAGAATGCTAAGGTAATAGAAATAATAAAAAACGAAGATTTAAAAATTATCTTTGAAGTTAGGTAG
- a CDS encoding bacteriophage T4 gp5 trimerisation domain-containing protein, with translation MSISPLPYHYSPYLRVSSPIASASSGFYHTPRVGDEVIVSFFDEDIDKPYISGSLYNQSNPALPPLPLNAHQTSLSARTLNNSSALQAENTNSHHNLIESGFNEITLSNLKEQEHIYLQAQKDYEELIKHNFLQTIQNNKESQVEGTYNERIKKIHTQTIDLAKIVSIGGEYNTNVALSKDTIVGLSHTLNIGASNKLRVAKDSSEYVGEDKEVEIQANLNTSIKQDESRNVGGNKREVVEGEYHLQVQDSINIESTNETTLRTKGNLLLTSNASMGLETDENATFIADNILSEATSDYAINAGNAINLKINETVIYATSDTIIFKAGGVEVVIDSKGLVVKGGEVKAE, from the coding sequence ATGAGCATTTCTCCTCTCCCCTATCATTACTCTCCTTATCTTAGAGTAAGCTCTCCTATTGCAAGTGCAAGTTCAGGTTTTTATCATACTCCAAGAGTGGGAGATGAAGTGATTGTGAGTTTCTTTGATGAGGATATAGATAAGCCTTATATCAGCGGTAGTCTTTATAACCAAAGTAATCCTGCCTTACCTCCCCTCCCTTTAAATGCTCATCAAACAAGTTTAAGTGCAAGAACTCTTAATAATAGCAGTGCATTGCAAGCAGAGAATACAAACTCTCATCACAATCTCATAGAATCTGGATTCAATGAAATCACGCTCTCTAATCTCAAAGAACAAGAACACATCTATCTTCAAGCACAAAAAGATTATGAAGAACTCATTAAGCATAACTTTCTCCAAACCATACAAAACAATAAAGAATCTCAAGTAGAGGGAACTTATAATGAAAGGATTAAAAAGATTCATACTCAAACCATAGATTTAGCAAAGATTGTAAGTATTGGAGGAGAATATAATACCAATGTAGCTTTATCTAAAGATACCATTGTAGGATTAAGCCATACTCTTAACATAGGAGCAAGCAATAAACTAAGAGTAGCAAAGGATAGTAGTGAATATGTAGGAGAGGATAAGGAGGTGGAGATACAAGCAAATCTCAATACAAGTATCAAACAAGATGAGAGTAGGAATGTAGGGGGGAATAAGAGAGAGGTGGTGGAGGGGGAATATCATTTACAAGTTCAAGATTCCATTAACATAGAATCCACTAATGAAACTACACTTAGGACTAAAGGGAATCTCTTACTTACATCTAATGCCTCTATGGGACTTGAAACAGATGAAAATGCTACTTTTATAGCTGATAATATTTTATCAGAAGCAACGAGTGATTACGCTATTAATGCTGGTAATGCCATTAATCTAAAGATTAATGAAACTGTTATTTATGCCACAAGCGATACAATCATTTTTAAAGCTGGTGGAGTAGAAGTAGTCATAGATTCTAAAGGATTAGTCGTTAAAGGTGGGGAGGTAAAGGCGGAGTGA
- a CDS encoding lysozyme inhibitor LprI family protein — translation MLYKNIFKILFFIAVLISLVNAQSSEIAKPSFDCAKATTKVEKMICEDSSGELQNLDRQIFKSYQETKAKLDKNGKKAFLDSQKSWLKTRERCESKECLKELLQSRIKELQTYTMYISNAWLGTYELQKNLYMGSFEIQKCKNNTCEASYFALLHKSEFNDMHQCDISLKLQIKSQQEAIAYYDDEDFVNCKIYIKKNPQGIVFTRDEKAFDSPDSFCSTMCGNQTIFQWGDVYKKEVQ, via the coding sequence ATGCTATATAAAAATATATTTAAAATTCTCTTTTTTATCGCAGTATTGATAAGTTTAGTTAATGCCCAATCAAGCGAAATAGCAAAACCTAGCTTTGATTGTGCTAAGGCTACTACAAAAGTAGAAAAGATGATATGTGAGGATTCTAGTGGGGAATTACAGAATTTGGATAGACAAATCTTTAAAAGTTATCAAGAGACAAAGGCAAAGCTTGATAAGAATGGCAAAAAAGCATTCTTAGATTCTCAAAAATCTTGGCTTAAAACACGAGAGAGGTGCGAATCTAAAGAATGCCTAAAAGAGCTTTTGCAAAGTAGAATCAAAGAGCTACAAACCTACACAATGTATATAAGCAATGCGTGGCTTGGGACTTATGAGTTACAAAAAAATCTTTATATGGGGAGCTTTGAGATACAAAAATGTAAAAATAATACTTGTGAAGCCTCATATTTTGCTTTGTTACATAAAAGCGAGTTTAATGATATGCACCAATGTGATATAAGTTTGAAGTTGCAGATAAAATCACAACAAGAAGCCATAGCTTATTATGATGACGAGGATTTTGTAAATTGTAAAATTTATATCAAGAAAAATCCGCAAGGCATCGTATTTACAAGAGATGAGAAAGCCTTTGATTCACCTGATTCTTTTTGTAGCACAATGTGTGGGAATCAAACAATATTTCAGTGGGGAGATGTGTATAAAAAGGAGGTGCAATAA
- a CDS encoding amino acid ABC transporter ATP-binding protein: MKTDSALLRISHLKKTYDGTHFVLDDVSMQVQKGEVVVILGASGCGKSTFLRCINGLESTQGGEIVFNGEIINHPNAQWSKIRQRIGMVFQSYDLFPHMSVIDNILLAPIKVQKRDKKEVLAQAHTLLKRVGLEHKIESSPKELSGGQKQRVAIVRALCMNPEIMLFDEVTASLDPEMVKEVLEVILELAREGMTMLIVTHEMRFAQKVADRICFFDEGKLIEESTPQEFFTAPKSQRAQKFLNVFEL, from the coding sequence ATGAAAACAGATTCTGCACTCCTTCGCATTTCTCATCTCAAAAAAACCTATGACGGGACACATTTTGTGCTTGATGATGTCTCTATGCAGGTGCAAAAAGGTGAAGTTGTGGTAATTTTGGGTGCGAGTGGCTGTGGCAAAAGCACATTTTTACGCTGTATTAATGGATTAGAATCCACGCAAGGCGGCGAAATTGTCTTTAATGGTGAGATTATCAATCACCCCAATGCGCAGTGGAGCAAGATACGGCAGCGCATAGGTATGGTGTTTCAAAGCTATGATTTGTTTCCACATATGAGCGTGATTGATAATATTTTACTCGCTCCTATTAAAGTCCAAAAACGCGATAAAAAAGAGGTGCTCGCCCAAGCGCATACATTGCTTAAACGCGTGGGGCTAGAACATAAAATAGAATCTTCCCCCAAAGAGTTAAGCGGGGGGCAAAAACAAAGGGTGGCAATCGTGCGCGCGTTGTGTATGAATCCGGAGATTATGCTTTTTGATGAAGTAACCGCCTCGCTTGATCCCGAAATGGTAAAAGAAGTGCTAGAAGTGATTTTAGAACTCGCAAGAGAGGGTATGACAATGCTTATTGTAACGCACGAAATGCGCTTTGCTCAAAAAGTCGCAGATAGAATCTGCTTTTTTGATGAGGGCAAACTCATAGAAGAATCCACCCCACAAGAATTTTTCACTGCACCCAAAAGCCAAAGGGCACAGAAATTCCTCAATGTTTTTGAACTCTAA
- a CDS encoding amino acid ABC transporter permease: protein MEIFFVGSNFARLAQGVLLTLQIALVSIVLATLGGLLLGFVMSAKNIFVRGVCRFYLECVRIIPILAWLFIVFFGISQLFDINLNAVTSAIIVFSLWGVAEVGDLVRGAITSLPKHQSESGRALGLKQWQIMLYIILPQALQRLLPSLISLSTRMIKTTSLVALLGAVDLLKVGQQIIELNKSNPNASFWVYGGIFCTYFILCYPLSYLSKRLEKTYQ, encoded by the coding sequence ATGGAAATATTTTTTGTTGGCTCAAACTTCGCACGATTAGCTCAAGGTGTGCTCCTCACGCTACAAATCGCGCTTGTCTCTATTGTCCTTGCTACTTTGGGTGGGCTACTCTTGGGCTTTGTGATGAGTGCAAAAAACATCTTTGTGCGCGGGGTGTGTAGATTCTATCTTGAATGTGTGCGGATTATCCCTATCCTTGCGTGGCTTTTCATCGTCTTTTTTGGTATTTCACAACTTTTTGATATTAATTTAAACGCGGTAACGAGCGCAATCATCGTCTTTAGCCTCTGGGGTGTGGCTGAAGTGGGCGACTTGGTGCGTGGGGCTATCACTTCTTTGCCTAAACATCAAAGCGAAAGTGGTAGGGCTCTTGGCTTAAAGCAGTGGCAAATTATGCTCTACATTATCCTACCTCAAGCCCTGCAAAGACTGCTACCCTCTCTCATATCACTTTCCACGCGTATGATTAAGACAACCTCGCTTGTAGCCTTACTTGGCGCGGTGGATTTACTCAAAGTAGGACAGCAAATCATAGAGCTTAATAAATCAAATCCAAATGCAAGTTTTTGGGTGTATGGCGGGATTTTCTGCACTTATTTTATCCTCTGCTATCCGCTTTCATACCTTAGTAAAAGATTGGAGAAAACATACCAATGA
- a CDS encoding amino acid ABC transporter permease, with amino-acid sequence MLDIAFMRDCVPLFAKALSLTLYISFFGIALSLIIGFISAWILFFKVRFLRVIVGAYVELARNTPLLIQLFFLYYGLHSVVGANLNEYVCAIAGLAFLGGGYMCESFRSGLESIAHSQIESAQSLGLKSHQMMFYVILPQSLSVALPSVCANVIFLLKETSVVSVIALADIMFVAKDIITQYYKTNEALVMLILSYLVVLLPLSVMFSLLERYYKRRVI; translated from the coding sequence ATGCTTGATATTGCGTTTATGCGAGATTGTGTGCCACTCTTTGCTAAAGCCCTGTCTTTGACGCTTTATATATCATTTTTTGGCATAGCACTCTCTCTTATCATTGGCTTTATAAGTGCGTGGATTCTCTTTTTCAAGGTGCGCTTTCTACGCGTGATTGTGGGTGCTTACGTGGAGTTAGCGCGCAACACTCCCTTGCTTATTCAGCTCTTTTTTCTCTACTATGGACTTCATAGTGTAGTAGGTGCAAATCTCAATGAATATGTGTGTGCTATCGCAGGTTTAGCATTTTTGGGTGGTGGATATATGTGCGAGAGCTTCCGCAGTGGATTAGAATCTATCGCGCACTCACAGATTGAAAGCGCACAGAGTTTAGGACTAAAATCTCATCAAATGATGTTTTATGTGATACTCCCTCAATCCCTTAGTGTCGCTCTGCCCTCTGTGTGTGCAAATGTGATTTTTCTCCTCAAAGAAACTTCGGTGGTGAGCGTGATTGCCCTTGCAGATATTATGTTTGTAGCAAAGGATATCATCACGCAATATTACAAGACAAACGAAGCTCTTGTAATGCTAATCCTAAGCTACCTTGTCGTGCTTCTCCCGCTCTCTGTGATGTTTTCACTCCTTGAGCGATACTACAAGAGGCGGGTGATATAA
- a CDS encoding uracil-DNA glycosylase family protein, giving the protein MKNTNENAQYKKVPKPQIQKIHLTHPFAPVFDTYSRVLILGSFPSVISRDEQFYYAYSRNRFWRILSALFAPEIDISIQIFLLPSSSPANARYSYKKLVESWQILREYALLENLAKT; this is encoded by the coding sequence ATGAAAAATACAAATGAAAATGCACAATACAAAAAAGTGCCTAAACCTCAAATACAAAAAATACACCTCACTCACCCATTTGCTCCTGTGTTTGATACCTATTCGCGTGTATTGATTTTGGGCTCATTTCCCTCTGTAATCTCACGCGATGAGCAATTTTATTATGCGTATTCGCGCAATCGTTTTTGGCGTATTCTTAGCGCACTTTTTGCCCCTGAAATTGACATAAGCATACAAATCTTTTTACTTCCTTCATCAAGTCCAGCAAATGCGCGTTATAGTTATAAAAAGCTTGTGGAATCGTGGCAGATTCTGCGAGAGTATGCACTTTTAGAGAATCTAGCCAAAACATAA
- a CDS encoding aminotransferase class V-fold PLP-dependent enzyme, which translates to MNVSETMIYVDNAATSFPKPECVVNAVSQFLCEVGASPARSAHRLSIESGRILYEARAGLAEFIGQPQEERIIFGANATTMLNSALYGLLKSGDRVLSTNLEHNSVVRPLEALRRKHNVCFDLVKASPTCVLDMQELESKLEGAKALICVYANNVSGAVLPIKHIYHLCKAHNVIFILDASQAVGHLPLSADDADIICASCHKGLYAPSALGFMSLNPFFDENNLDSFMQGGSGSLSEEISQPHILPDKYESGTPNMCAIAGLRVGLDWIKERGLESLHTYQMTLRNYLYEELKQIHNVKVYEVEGEVIGNLAFNIEGKYPSSVGLKLDRDFGILTRVGLHCSPLTHKSIGSFANGGSVRLSVGAFNDLEQMKRIVEAIYHIAKES; encoded by the coding sequence ATGAATGTGAGTGAAACAATGATTTATGTTGATAATGCCGCGACCTCTTTTCCTAAACCCGAATGCGTGGTAAATGCGGTGAGTCAATTTTTATGCGAAGTGGGCGCAAGTCCTGCAAGGAGCGCACATAGGTTATCCATAGAATCTGGGCGCATTCTTTATGAGGCGCGTGCAGGATTAGCAGAATTCATAGGGCAGCCGCAGGAGGAGCGCATTATATTTGGTGCGAATGCCACGACTATGCTTAATAGTGCGCTTTATGGGTTACTAAAAAGTGGTGATAGAGTGCTTAGCACAAACCTAGAGCATAATAGCGTGGTGCGCCCGCTTGAAGCTCTAAGACGCAAACATAATGTGTGTTTTGATTTGGTAAAAGCCTCTCCCACCTGTGTGCTTGATATGCAGGAATTAGAATCTAAACTCGAGGGTGCTAAGGCTTTGATATGTGTGTATGCGAATAATGTTAGCGGGGCAGTCTTACCCATTAAACACATTTATCATCTCTGCAAGGCACATAATGTGATTTTTATCCTTGATGCTTCTCAAGCGGTGGGGCATTTACCCCTAAGCGCAGATGATGCGGATATTATTTGCGCATCCTGCCACAAGGGCTTGTATGCGCCTAGTGCGCTTGGCTTTATGAGCCTAAATCCTTTCTTTGATGAAAATAACCTCGATAGTTTTATGCAAGGGGGCAGTGGCTCACTTAGTGAGGAGATAAGCCAACCACACATATTGCCCGATAAATATGAAAGTGGCACGCCAAATATGTGCGCGATTGCCGGGCTTAGAGTTGGACTAGATTGGATTAAAGAGCGCGGATTAGAATCTTTGCATACCTATCAAATGACATTGCGAAACTATCTCTATGAGGAGCTAAAACAGATTCATAATGTCAAAGTGTATGAGGTCGAGGGAGAAGTTATTGGGAATCTTGCCTTTAATATCGAGGGGAAATATCCCTCAAGTGTGGGATTGAAGCTTGATAGGGATTTTGGTATTTTAACGCGTGTGGGACTGCACTGCTCGCCGCTCACACATAAGAGTATAGGGAGCTTTGCAAATGGCGGGAGTGTGCGCTTGAGTGTGGGTGCATTCAATGACTTAGAGCAGATGAAGCGCATTGTGGAAGCTATCTATCATATCGCTAAAGAATCTTAG
- the oadA gene encoding sodium-extruding oxaloacetate decarboxylase subunit alpha has protein sequence MIKITENSLRDGHQSLLATRMHTEDLVEAAKIFDSIGFYSLEVWGGATYDTCLRYCKEDPFERLNEFKKVCVKTPLQMLLRGQNLIGYRHYADDVVEEFVRLSSEAGMDIFRIFDAFNDSRNLKASIESVKKYGKHAQGAICYTTSPVHTIQNFVSYAKELVKMGCDSIAIKDMAGLLTPFAAYELVKALKAEVGVSLSLHTHSTAGFAFGAHLKAVEAGVDVLDLANSALSEGTSHPCTQSMVATLKGTKWDTKLDIAQMEAAAEILRKNRRKYKKFESQYNQTDTRVLISQIPGGMISNMANQLKEQNALDRMDEVMNEIPKVRADFGYVPLVTPSSQIVGTQAVLNVLMGERYKTITTETRNVVRGLYGRTPAPLNENLVKKVLNDGEEMISVRPADLLEPELKKAKKESVGFAKSPQDVISYAIFGAIAETFLKERNANKLNPEPLESYEERCDDKLPKEFEIVVNGEHYAIKIEGSGEKTDEVRPFFIRVDGELKEVFVESTSSTGETKAVKKQNSGSLPQATAPGHAKSPMPGTLTKLKVKVGDKVKQGDTLAIVEAMKMENEVLSPIDGVVKEIYATQGMQVGSDVAIMLLG, from the coding sequence ATGATAAAAATCACAGAAAATAGTTTGCGAGACGGACATCAATCGCTTTTGGCTACGCGTATGCACACAGAAGACCTCGTTGAGGCGGCAAAGATTTTTGATTCTATTGGATTTTATAGCCTAGAAGTATGGGGCGGGGCGACCTATGATACTTGTCTGCGCTACTGCAAAGAAGACCCTTTTGAACGATTAAATGAATTTAAAAAAGTATGCGTTAAAACGCCACTGCAAATGCTTTTACGAGGGCAGAATCTTATCGGCTATCGGCATTATGCTGATGATGTGGTTGAGGAATTTGTAAGGCTTTCAAGTGAAGCAGGTATGGATATTTTTAGAATCTTTGACGCCTTTAATGATTCAAGAAATCTCAAAGCCTCCATTGAAAGCGTAAAAAAATATGGCAAGCACGCACAGGGCGCGATTTGTTATACAACTTCGCCGGTGCATACGATACAAAACTTTGTAAGCTATGCAAAAGAGCTTGTTAAAATGGGTTGTGATTCTATCGCTATTAAAGATATGGCGGGACTACTCACACCTTTTGCTGCTTATGAACTTGTCAAGGCATTGAAAGCCGAAGTCGGTGTGAGCCTTAGCCTACATACGCATTCTACCGCTGGATTTGCATTTGGAGCACATTTGAAAGCAGTAGAGGCTGGAGTTGATGTGTTAGATTTAGCAAATTCAGCTTTAAGTGAAGGCACAAGCCACCCTTGCACACAATCAATGGTCGCCACACTTAAAGGCACAAAATGGGATACAAAGCTTGATATTGCGCAAATGGAAGCCGCAGCGGAGATTTTACGCAAGAATCGCCGCAAATACAAGAAGTTTGAATCTCAATACAATCAAACTGATACACGTGTGCTTATCAGCCAGATTCCCGGCGGTATGATTTCAAATATGGCAAATCAGCTCAAAGAGCAAAACGCGCTTGATAGAATGGACGAAGTGATGAATGAGATTCCAAAGGTTCGCGCAGATTTTGGTTATGTGCCCTTGGTTACACCCTCTAGCCAGATTGTCGGCACACAGGCAGTGCTCAATGTGCTTATGGGTGAGCGCTACAAGACGATTACCACCGAGACACGCAATGTCGTGCGGGGGCTGTATGGACGCACACCTGCGCCACTCAACGAAAATCTAGTGAAAAAAGTGCTAAATGATGGCGAAGAGATGATAAGTGTGCGCCCAGCGGATTTACTAGAACCTGAATTAAAGAAAGCAAAAAAAGAAAGTGTGGGGTTTGCAAAAAGCCCCCAAGATGTGATTTCTTACGCAATATTTGGTGCTATCGCCGAAACCTTTTTAAAAGAGCGCAACGCGAACAAGCTTAATCCCGAACCATTAGAATCTTATGAAGAAAGATGCGATGATAAATTACCTAAAGAATTTGAAATTGTCGTCAATGGAGAGCATTATGCGATTAAAATTGAGGGTAGCGGCGAAAAAACAGATGAGGTGCGACCATTCTTTATACGCGTTGATGGTGAGTTAAAAGAAGTGTTTGTTGAAAGCACAAGCTCCACGGGAGAAACGAAGGCAGTAAAAAAACAAAATAGTGGTAGTCTCCCCCAAGCAACCGCTCCAGGACACGCAAAGTCTCCAATGCCCGGCACACTTACAAAACTTAAAGTGAAAGTAGGCGATAAAGTTAAACAAGGCGATACTCTAGCCATTGTAGAAGCTATGAAAATGGAGAATGAGGTGCTTTCTCCTATTGATGGTGTAGTAAAGGAAATTTATGCCACGCAGGGTATGCAAGTGGGGAGTGATGTGGCGATTATGCTCCTTGGTTAG
- a CDS encoding YaaA family protein — translation MSIKILFSPSEGKNKPQNTTKTSHNALSHILDSKAVREYITFLQTASESEIASLFGSKILDMHDLALSQNLFASPKIEAIRLYSGVGYKALDFESLDSKAQSYVRENLYIFSNLFGAVRADEPLPYYNLHQGKGVGAFSLKNLYKDLKAKIDKILCGEEVLDLRAEAYIKAYKCECARQYYQIVFLKNGKKVSHYAKFYRGLYARSLAQKNIKSLENLENLRFDFINLSDVVITQNATILTYEIIS, via the coding sequence ATGAGTATAAAAATCCTCTTTAGCCCAAGTGAGGGCAAAAATAAGCCTCAAAATACAACAAAGACTTCGCATAATGCATTATCTCACATACTAGATTCTAAAGCAGTGCGTGAGTATATAACATTTTTGCAAACTGCAAGCGAGAGTGAAATAGCTTCACTTTTTGGGAGTAAGATTCTTGATATGCACGATTTGGCTCTTTCGCAAAATCTCTTTGCTTCCCCAAAAATAGAAGCGATTAGGCTTTATAGTGGCGTGGGGTATAAAGCCCTTGATTTTGAAAGCCTAGATTCTAAAGCGCAAAGCTATGTGCGTGAAAATTTGTATATTTTTAGTAATCTTTTTGGTGCAGTGAGGGCAGATGAGCCTTTGCCATATTACAACCTTCATCAAGGCAAAGGTGTAGGAGCTTTTAGCTTAAAAAATCTCTATAAAGATTTAAAAGCTAAAATTGATAAGATTCTATGTGGAGAGGAAGTGCTAGATTTGCGCGCTGAAGCATATATAAAGGCTTATAAATGTGAATGTGCGAGGCAATACTACCAAATCGTATTTTTAAAAAATGGCAAGAAAGTGAGCCATTATGCGAAATTTTATCGTGGCTTATACGCACGAAGTCTCGCTCAAAAGAACATTAAAAGCCTTGAAAATTTAGAGAATCTGCGCTTTGATTTTATCAATCTTAGTGATGTGGTGATTACACAAAATGCTACAATATTAACCTATGAGATTATCTCTTAA